The following proteins are co-located in the Acidobacteriota bacterium genome:
- a CDS encoding SIS domain-containing protein: MNRPESITRIDRELAESCRVKQSFPPLLKRQMADLADRMARALKAGRTIYWLGNGGSATDAMHLAAELVGKLSRPRRALASVALSANPATLTAIGNDFGFEEVFSRQVEALVRRGDVVIGISTSGNSMNVIRAMRAARKLKATTVGFTGQRGGKLARAAELVLKVPSRDTQRIQESHITIGHIVCGLAEDILLDRL; encoded by the coding sequence ATGAACCGACCTGAATCCATCACACGCATCGACCGCGAACTCGCCGAGAGTTGCCGCGTCAAGCAGAGCTTTCCACCGCTCCTGAAGCGCCAGATGGCCGACCTCGCCGACCGCATGGCGCGCGCGCTGAAAGCCGGTCGCACCATCTACTGGCTGGGCAATGGCGGCTCCGCCACCGACGCCATGCACCTGGCCGCCGAGCTGGTCGGCAAACTTAGCCGCCCGCGCCGCGCGCTGGCGTCCGTCGCGCTCAGCGCCAATCCCGCCACACTCACCGCCATCGGCAACGACTTCGGGTTCGAAGAGGTTTTCTCGCGCCAAGTGGAGGCGCTGGTCCGCCGCGGCGACGTGGTCATCGGCATCTCCACCAGCGGCAATTCCATGAACGTGATCCGCGCCATGCGAGCCGCGCGCAAACTGAAGGCCACCACCGTGGGTTTTACCGGTCAGCGCGGCGGCAAACTCGCGCGTGCCGCCGAACTGGTGCTCAAGGTCCCTTCGCGCGATACGCAGCGCATCCAGGAATCGCACATCACCATCGGCCACATAGTCTGCGGCCTGGCCGAAGACATCCTGCTCGACCGGTTGTAA
- a CDS encoding transposase — MRTIGFASLYSKGIERMCQLAQVSRAGFYRYLQEQMSVEEDMEVKSEIKQIVVDHRRRYGYRRVTKALRRRGMQVSHKRVARIMREDNLLAVQPRAFAVTTDSHNELAVLSDPSHP; from the coding sequence ATGCGCACCATCGGGTTTGCCTCATTGTATTCAAAGGGTATCGAGCGCATGTGTCAGTTGGCGCAAGTCAGTCGGGCGGGATTTTATCGGTATCTGCAAGAACAGATGTCGGTGGAAGAGGACATGGAAGTCAAATCGGAAATCAAGCAGATCGTTGTAGATCATCGCCGCCGTTATGGATACCGGCGTGTCACAAAGGCATTACGCCGAAGAGGGATGCAGGTGAGTCACAAACGAGTGGCGCGGATCATGCGGGAGGACAACCTACTGGCGGTCCAGCCTCGGGCATTCGCGGTAACCACGGATTCCCATAATGAACTGGCAGTTTTATCCGATCCTAGCCACCCGTAG